The following proteins are encoded in a genomic region of Acetobacter oryzoeni:
- the lepA gene encoding translation elongation factor 4 yields MTDTPLSLIRNFSIIAHIDHGKSTLADRLIQACGALTAREMTNQVLDNMDLERERGITIKAQTVRLTYPAKDGNTYVLNLMDTPGHVDFAYEVSRSLAACEGSLLVVDASQGVEAQTLANVYQAIDANHEIVPVLNKVDLPAAEPERVKAQIEEVIGIPADDAVEISAKTGLNIEGVLEAIVTRLPPPKGDAEKPLQAMLIDSWYDPYLGVIVLVRIKEGRLKRGMKVRMMSSGAVHQVDQVGVFAPRMTSVESLGPGEMGFINAAIKTVADCNVGDTITDDRRPAEKPLPGFKPSIPVVWCGLYPVVADDFEKLRDSLAKLRLNDASFHYEAETSAALGFGFRCGFLGLLHLEIIQERLSREFDLDLIATAPSVVYKITRTNGEREELHNPADMPDSSLIETIEEPWIKATIMVPDEYLGAVLTLCTERRGVQVDLTYVGSRAMAVYRLPLNEVVFDFYDRLKSLTRGYASFDYQMDGYEESDLVRISILVNQEPVDALSFIAHRTAAESRGRSICARLKDLIPRQLFKIAIQAAIGSKVIARETIGALSKDVTAKCYGGDISRKRKLLEKQKEGKKRMRQFGKVEIPQSAFLAALKMEH; encoded by the coding sequence ATGACCGATACACCCCTTTCGCTCATCCGCAATTTTTCCATCATCGCACATATCGATCATGGAAAATCCACTCTGGCTGACCGCCTGATTCAGGCGTGCGGTGCCCTGACCGCGCGTGAAATGACCAATCAGGTTCTGGACAACATGGATCTGGAGCGTGAGCGTGGCATTACCATTAAGGCGCAAACCGTCCGGCTGACCTATCCGGCCAAGGATGGCAACACCTATGTGCTGAACCTGATGGACACCCCCGGACACGTGGACTTCGCCTACGAAGTCAGCCGGTCTCTGGCGGCGTGTGAGGGCTCGCTGCTGGTGGTGGATGCCTCTCAGGGGGTGGAAGCGCAAACATTGGCCAACGTGTATCAGGCCATTGATGCCAACCATGAAATTGTGCCCGTGCTTAACAAGGTGGATCTGCCAGCCGCAGAACCCGAGCGCGTAAAGGCCCAGATTGAAGAAGTTATTGGTATTCCGGCGGATGATGCGGTGGAAATTTCCGCCAAAACCGGCCTGAATATTGAAGGCGTGCTGGAAGCCATTGTAACCCGCCTGCCACCCCCGAAAGGTGATGCGGAAAAACCCCTGCAGGCCATGCTGATTGATAGCTGGTACGACCCGTATTTGGGTGTGATTGTGCTGGTGCGTATCAAGGAAGGGCGGCTCAAGCGCGGCATGAAGGTGCGCATGATGTCCTCTGGCGCGGTGCATCAGGTCGATCAGGTGGGTGTGTTTGCCCCACGCATGACCAGTGTTGAAAGCCTTGGCCCGGGTGAAATGGGCTTTATCAACGCGGCCATCAAAACCGTGGCGGACTGTAATGTGGGTGATACCATTACGGATGACCGCCGCCCGGCAGAAAAGCCGCTGCCCGGGTTCAAACCCTCCATTCCCGTGGTGTGGTGTGGCCTGTACCCCGTTGTGGCCGATGACTTTGAAAAACTGCGCGATAGCCTTGCCAAGCTACGCCTGAACGATGCCTCTTTCCACTATGAGGCCGAAACCTCCGCAGCCCTTGGCTTCGGGTTCCGTTGCGGCTTCCTTGGTCTGCTGCATCTGGAAATCATTCAGGAACGTCTCTCGCGCGAGTTCGATCTGGATCTGATCGCAACCGCACCTTCCGTTGTGTACAAGATCACCCGCACCAATGGTGAGCGTGAGGAACTGCATAACCCGGCAGACATGCCCGATTCCTCCCTGATTGAAACCATTGAGGAGCCGTGGATTAAAGCCACCATCATGGTGCCGGATGAATATCTGGGCGCGGTGCTGACCCTGTGCACAGAACGGCGCGGCGTGCAGGTGGATCTGACCTACGTGGGTAGCCGTGCAATGGCTGTATACCGCCTGCCGCTGAACGAAGTGGTGTTTGATTTCTATGACCGCCTGAAATCTCTCACCCGCGGGTATGCCAGCTTCGATTACCAGATGGATGGGTATGAGGAGAGCGACCTCGTGCGTATTTCCATTCTGGTGAATCAGGAACCCGTGGATGCGCTGTCCTTTATTGCGCACCGCACGGCGGCGGAATCTCGCGGGCGTTCCATTTGCGCACGCTTGAAGGATCTTATCCCACGCCAGTTGTTCAAGATCGCCATTCAGGCCGCCATTGGCAGCAAGGTGATTGCGCGTGAAACCATTGGCGCACTCTCCAAGGATGTGACGGCCAAGTGTTATGGTGGTGATATCTCCCGTAAGCGCAAACTTCTGGAAAAGCAGAAGGAAGGTAAAAAGCGCATGCGGCAGTTTGGTAAGGTGGAAATTCCGCAAAGCGCCTTTCTGGCCGCGCTTAAAATGGAACACTGA
- the metX gene encoding homoserine O-acetyltransferase MetX translates to MNSTTPLAIGEQQHVRFAEGLGLDCGVTLAPVDIAYRTYGTLSEKRDNAILICHAFTGDQYVAEEHPLTGKPGWWSRMVGPGKPIDTNRFFVICSNVLGGCMGSTGPRSIRTDAEGDGTELWGTAFPPITIRDMVRAQHKLVHALGIEKLFAVIGGSMGGMQVLEWTVTYPQMMLAAMPIATAPFHSAQNIAFNEVGRQAIIADPDWRGGRYWADDVVPARGLAVARMMGHITYLSEEALTRKFGRRMRRGPVSGQGPEGPVSMFSDIFEVESYLRYQGSTFVRRFDANSYLTITRAMDWFDIAADHDGELTHAFAGTPVRFCVVSFSSDWLFPTSAARTLVRALNRAAANVSFVEIETDKGHDAFLLEEPDFDRTVRGFLCGVAEHAGLA, encoded by the coding sequence ATGAACAGCACAACACCCTTGGCCATTGGTGAACAGCAGCATGTCCGGTTTGCCGAAGGGCTGGGGCTGGATTGCGGCGTTACCCTTGCCCCTGTTGATATTGCCTACCGCACCTATGGCACGCTTTCAGAAAAGCGGGATAACGCCATACTGATCTGCCACGCCTTTACGGGGGACCAGTACGTGGCGGAGGAACACCCGCTTACGGGCAAGCCCGGCTGGTGGAGCCGCATGGTGGGGCCGGGAAAGCCCATTGATACCAACAGGTTTTTTGTTATCTGCTCCAACGTGTTGGGGGGCTGTATGGGCAGCACCGGCCCACGCTCCATCCGCACAGATGCAGAAGGTGATGGCACAGAGCTTTGGGGCACGGCGTTTCCGCCCATTACCATTCGGGATATGGTGCGCGCGCAGCACAAGCTTGTGCATGCACTGGGCATAGAAAAACTGTTTGCCGTGATTGGCGGCTCCATGGGCGGTATGCAGGTGCTGGAATGGACAGTGACCTACCCGCAGATGATGCTGGCAGCCATGCCCATTGCCACGGCTCCCTTCCATTCTGCCCAGAACATTGCGTTTAACGAGGTGGGGCGGCAGGCCATTATTGCAGACCCGGACTGGCGCGGTGGCCGCTATTGGGCGGATGATGTTGTGCCTGCCCGTGGCTTGGCTGTGGCCCGCATGATGGGCCATATCACCTATCTTTCGGAAGAAGCCTTAACGCGCAAGTTCGGCCGCCGCATGCGGCGCGGGCCTGTAAGCGGGCAGGGGCCAGAAGGCCCTGTTTCCATGTTCAGCGATATTTTTGAGGTGGAATCCTACCTGCGTTATCAGGGCTCCACCTTTGTACGCCGGTTTGATGCCAACTCCTACCTCACCATCACCCGTGCGATGGATTGGTTTGATATTGCCGCAGACCATGATGGGGAACTGACACACGCCTTTGCTGGCACGCCGGTGCGGTTTTGTGTGGTGTCGTTCTCGTCCGACTGGCTGTTCCCCACATCGGCGGCCCGCACATTGGTGCGTGCGCTCAACCGGGCAGCGGCCAATGTCTCGTTTGTAGAAATCGAGACAGACAAAGGGCACGATGCTTTCCTGTTGGAAGAACCGGATTTTGACCGCACGGTGCGTGGCTTTTTGTGTGGTGTGGCCGAACATGCGGGGCTTGCCTGA
- the metW gene encoding methionine biosynthesis protein MetW yields the protein MRLDQRLIAEMIAPGTRVLDIGSGDGALIDHLFRYRGCDARGIELNMELVTKSVAHGLPVVHGDADHDLAHYPHHAFDYVVLQRTLQAVARPREVLRQMLRIGRHAIVSFPNFGHWELRLKLLLSGRMPMTSVWHTPWYETPNIHPCTIRDFLELCKQDGYIVEQWMAVDEEGERAPWRRSIRLANLFGEQALFLLRRRNG from the coding sequence ATGCGTCTTGACCAGCGGCTGATTGCCGAAATGATAGCCCCCGGCACCCGCGTGCTGGATATTGGCAGCGGGGATGGCGCGCTTATTGACCATTTGTTCCGTTACCGTGGGTGCGATGCGCGCGGTATTGAGCTGAATATGGAGCTTGTTACCAAGTCTGTCGCGCACGGGCTGCCTGTGGTGCATGGTGATGCAGACCACGATCTGGCGCATTATCCACACCATGCGTTTGATTACGTGGTGCTGCAACGCACCTTGCAGGCTGTGGCCCGCCCGCGTGAGGTGCTGCGGCAAATGCTGCGTATCGGGCGGCATGCCATTGTCTCGTTTCCCAATTTTGGGCATTGGGAGCTCCGGCTCAAGCTGCTGCTCAGCGGCCGTATGCCCATGACATCTGTCTGGCACACACCGTGGTATGAAACCCCGAACATCCACCCCTGTACCATCCGGGATTTTCTGGAGCTGTGTAAGCAGGATGGCTACATTGTAGAGCAATGGATGGCGGTGGATGAAGAAGGTGAACGCGCGCCGTGGCGGCGCTCTATCCGGCTGGCTAACCTGTTTGGGGAACAAGCACTTTTCCTGCTTCGGCGCCGAAATGGCTAA
- a CDS encoding DEAD/DEAH box helicase → MTKFSDLALAPPLLKALAEQGYDTPTPIQERSIPYLLQGRDLLGLAQTGTGKTASFALPILEHLIKNPRANTPKQPRVLVLAPTRELVAQISDSFKAYARHMKFTQAVVFGGVGQGRQVEAMRRGVDVLVAAPGRLLDLMGQGFIDLSGLEILVLDEADRMLDMGFVRDIRRIMTFVPEQRQTLLFSATMPRSIEDLAASLLNDPARVEVAPPSSTVDRIQQAVMFVNGAGDKRDALLNMVESPKVSRAVVFTLMKHEANKVAEFLNKNNVVAEAIHGNKSQGARERAMKGFRSGSVKVLVATDIAARGIDVDDVSHVFNYDLPNVPESYVHRIGRTARAGRDGWAVSFCDAEQRAWLRDIERTIGKTVPVVRDHPWHSAEAEASTMRPPVLGGGGRGRGGPRGGGGAPRGGAPRGGAPGGGRGGPRRSGGGARSGGRSGAPAGRM, encoded by the coding sequence ATGACCAAATTTTCCGATCTGGCACTTGCTCCACCACTGCTCAAGGCATTGGCAGAGCAGGGGTATGATACACCCACTCCTATTCAGGAACGTTCCATCCCCTATCTGTTGCAGGGGCGTGATCTGCTGGGTCTGGCCCAGACAGGCACAGGCAAAACCGCATCTTTTGCGCTGCCTATTCTGGAACATCTGATCAAAAACCCACGTGCAAATACGCCCAAGCAGCCGCGTGTTCTGGTGCTGGCCCCCACGCGTGAGCTTGTGGCCCAGATTAGCGATAGCTTTAAGGCTTACGCCCGCCACATGAAGTTTACGCAGGCCGTTGTGTTTGGCGGTGTAGGGCAGGGCCGGCAGGTTGAAGCCATGCGCCGTGGCGTAGATGTGCTGGTAGCTGCACCGGGCCGTCTGCTTGATTTGATGGGTCAGGGCTTTATTGATCTGTCCGGTCTGGAAATTCTGGTGCTGGATGAAGCCGACCGCATGCTGGACATGGGGTTTGTGCGCGATATCCGCCGTATCATGACCTTTGTGCCAGAGCAGCGTCAGACACTTCTGTTCTCTGCCACCATGCCGCGCAGCATTGAAGATCTGGCAGCATCTCTGCTGAATGACCCGGCACGCGTTGAAGTGGCGCCGCCTTCCAGCACGGTGGATCGTATTCAGCAGGCTGTCATGTTCGTCAATGGCGCGGGCGATAAGCGCGATGCGCTGCTGAACATGGTGGAATCCCCCAAGGTTTCCCGCGCTGTGGTGTTCACGCTCATGAAGCATGAAGCCAACAAGGTTGCGGAGTTTTTGAACAAGAACAACGTGGTGGCAGAGGCCATTCACGGCAACAAGTCTCAGGGTGCGCGTGAGCGGGCCATGAAGGGCTTCCGCTCCGGTTCCGTTAAGGTGCTGGTGGCAACGGATATTGCCGCCCGCGGTATTGATGTGGACGATGTAAGCCACGTGTTCAATTACGATCTGCCAAACGTGCCGGAAAGCTACGTGCACCGTATTGGCCGTACAGCACGCGCTGGGCGTGATGGCTGGGCTGTTTCCTTCTGCGATGCAGAACAGCGCGCTTGGCTGCGTGATATTGAACGCACCATTGGCAAAACCGTGCCGGTGGTTCGGGATCATCCGTGGCACTCGGCTGAGGCTGAAGCTTCCACCATGCGTCCGCCTGTGCTGGGTGGCGGTGGCCGCGGCCGTGGTGGCCCGCGTGGCGGTGGTGGTGCTCCACGTGGTGGCGCACCTCGTGGGGGTGCGCCCGGTGGTGGGCGTGGTGGCCCGCGCCGTTCCGGCGGTGGTGCCCGCAGTGGTGGCCGTTCCGGTGCACCTGCTGGCCGCATGTAA
- a CDS encoding exonuclease/endonuclease/phosphatase family protein, translating into MNKHVKACPLKPLLHRWKKKPPKGPSFFFSALVLAACCLSFTSATAADTLKLSTWNLDWLLDPAHPGYAQAPPDIPHRTSADISSLASYAAHLHGDIVALQEIESPASAGQLFPFARYHLAISQDHIVQHTALAVRADIPFEQNPDVTALDAYATAPASHHHLRSGLDITVHQNGQALRILVVHLKAGCPDNLPHASRPACATLWQQFAALDDWVADRTQHHEAFAIMGDFNRHLTVHDPLFLTLLRIAPLDLVTAGVASPCQGGSYFIDHIILGGAARAWKVPNSLRVIPLAEETGQNLSDHCPVSISLHLPSANQLPQP; encoded by the coding sequence ATGAACAAACACGTAAAAGCCTGCCCATTAAAACCGTTATTACACAGATGGAAGAAAAAGCCGCCTAAAGGCCCTTCGTTCTTCTTTTCTGCACTTGTTCTGGCTGCGTGTTGCCTAAGTTTTACTTCGGCAACCGCAGCAGACACACTTAAACTCAGCACGTGGAATCTGGACTGGCTGCTTGATCCGGCACACCCCGGTTACGCACAGGCGCCGCCAGATATTCCCCACCGCACATCTGCCGATATTTCCAGCCTTGCCAGCTACGCCGCCCATTTGCACGGCGATATTGTGGCCTTGCAGGAAATAGAAAGCCCCGCCAGTGCCGGGCAGCTTTTTCCATTCGCGCGTTATCACCTTGCCATCAGCCAAGATCATATCGTGCAACATACGGCGCTAGCTGTGCGGGCAGATATTCCGTTTGAACAAAATCCGGATGTTACGGCGCTGGATGCCTATGCAACAGCCCCGGCCTCACATCATCACTTACGCAGCGGGCTGGATATTACCGTGCACCAGAACGGGCAGGCCCTGCGTATTCTGGTGGTGCATCTTAAAGCCGGATGCCCGGATAACCTGCCCCATGCCTCCCGCCCCGCCTGCGCAACCCTCTGGCAACAATTTGCCGCGCTGGATGATTGGGTAGCCGACCGCACCCAACACCATGAAGCCTTTGCCATTATGGGGGATTTTAACCGCCACCTTACGGTGCATGATCCGCTGTTTCTTACGCTGTTACGCATTGCACCGCTGGATCTGGTAACCGCTGGCGTGGCAAGCCCCTGCCAAGGCGGCAGCTATTTTATAGACCACATTATTCTGGGTGGGGCCGCGCGGGCATGGAAAGTTCCCAATTCCTTACGCGTAATACCTTTGGCGGAGGAAACCGGGCAAAACCTTTCCGATCACTGCCCCGTTTCCATTAGCCTGCACCTACCATCTGCCAACCAGTTGCCACAGCCATAG
- a CDS encoding carbonic anhydrase: MPSCSEARSSLLSLLRGVEHFNTEVFPAKEELFASLAKGQAPEALFIACADSRINPNLITQTGPGDLFILRNIGNLVPAYGEMLGGVSSAVEYAVLGLGVSTIIVCGHSDCGAMKALLEPEKNGLDKMPTVRKWLRNAEAARAATLHTFTGEDVGPATVRSVAEQNVLLQLAHLRTHPAVAAGLAKGTLFLQGWFYDIGTGEITVLDEQTRKSLPIKTVITQMEEKAA, encoded by the coding sequence ATGCCCTCATGTTCTGAAGCCAGAAGCAGCCTTCTTTCCCTGCTGCGTGGCGTTGAGCACTTCAACACCGAGGTTTTTCCTGCCAAAGAAGAACTGTTCGCCAGCCTGGCAAAAGGGCAAGCCCCAGAAGCTCTGTTTATTGCATGCGCAGATAGCCGCATTAACCCCAACCTGATTACCCAGACAGGGCCGGGTGACCTGTTTATTCTGCGCAACATTGGCAATCTTGTGCCCGCATATGGTGAAATGCTGGGCGGTGTGTCCTCCGCAGTGGAATATGCTGTTCTGGGCCTTGGGGTTTCCACCATTATTGTGTGTGGCCACTCTGATTGCGGCGCCATGAAAGCCCTGCTGGAACCAGAAAAGAACGGGCTGGATAAAATGCCAACCGTGCGTAAATGGCTGCGCAATGCAGAAGCCGCCCGCGCGGCCACGCTGCACACCTTTACGGGCGAAGATGTTGGCCCCGCCACCGTGCGCTCTGTTGCAGAACAGAACGTGCTGTTGCAGCTGGCCCATTTGCGTACGCACCCCGCCGTGGCCGCTGGTCTGGCAAAGGGCACGCTGTTCCTGCAAGGGTGGTTTTATGATATCGGCACCGGTGAAATTACGGTGCTGGATGAACAAACACGTAAAAGCCTGCCCATTAAAACCGTTATTACACAGATGGAAGAAAAAGCCGCCTAA
- a CDS encoding LabA-like NYN domain-containing protein, with protein sequence MNLQKTEKTCLFIDGSSLYSTSRSLGFDVDYKKLLDFFAAKTHIIRAYYYAAILDTEDYSPLKPLTDWLSYNGYFLVTKPAREFTDSTGKRRVKGNMDIEIAVDMMEMAPHIDHAILFSGDSDFRRVVEAVQRQGTRVSVVSSMRSTPPLIGDDLRRQADQFLELSALAGNFTRRQTENPRPVRTNAPPVRHPADQMSEPDEDDPLS encoded by the coding sequence ATGAACCTTCAGAAAACCGAAAAGACCTGCCTTTTCATTGATGGCTCCAGCCTTTATTCTACATCCCGCAGCCTTGGTTTTGATGTAGACTATAAAAAGCTGTTGGATTTCTTTGCGGCTAAAACGCATATTATCCGCGCTTATTACTATGCTGCCATTTTGGATACAGAAGATTACTCCCCGCTTAAGCCCCTTACGGACTGGCTTTCCTATAACGGGTATTTTCTTGTTACCAAACCTGCGCGCGAATTTACCGATTCCACCGGCAAGCGCCGCGTAAAAGGCAATATGGACATAGAAATTGCCGTGGACATGATGGAAATGGCCCCGCATATCGACCACGCCATTCTGTTTAGTGGTGATTCCGATTTCCGCCGCGTGGTGGAAGCCGTGCAGCGGCAGGGCACGCGGGTTTCTGTTGTGTCCTCCATGCGCTCCACCCCGCCGTTGATTGGGGATGATCTGCGCCGGCAGGCAGACCAGTTTCTGGAGCTTTCCGCTCTGGCAGGCAACTTTACCCGCAGGCAGACAGAAAACCCCCGCCCCGTGCGCACCAATGCCCCACCCGTGCGCCACCCGGCAGACCAGATGAGCGAACCGGATGAAGATGATCCGCTAAGCTAA